The genomic DNA TAATTTTTAGCacaggtaaaatcgtaattttaaaatggaggcaaaataatattttgaactgagggcaaaaccattttttttattttgaaatgagGGCAAAATCCTAATATTTTAGTTGCGGGAAAAATCGTATTTTTTAGCTGggggaaaatcgtaattttaaactgggaaccaaATCGTAATTTGTCATGACTctagctgagggcaaaaccataattttattttgaactgggggcaaaattgtattttttaactaagagcaaaatcgtaaatttaagcaaggggcaaaaacaaaattttattttgaatcgagagcgaaatcgtaattttacacctgagataaaattgtaatttggcattacctataaataactattatatgaaaaaaaaaaaaaaaaaaccaaagtcAAAAGTGGTAGCCCAAATTGACCAACCACTTGAAAGAACTATTAGCCGCTGATGTCATGAACTTCTAAATGttaatatgtataatataatataatataatataatataatataatataatataatataatataatataatataattaatatatatgACAAATAAAACTACAAAAAAGCTTTATATAATATTTTGTTATATTCTAATGTATTGTTCATTTCATACTCTTACTAGAGAAAAATGCTCAGATAGTTTTTGTGGTTTTGCCTTTTTcatctatagtccccaactttctaaaattacctgaatagtcctcaagttttcattttttgttcccggatagtccctgggtctaacttcagtttgttttctctgttaaaagggtgtaaaatgacaaaaataccatttccttaaaaaggccaaaccatagggactatccgagcatcttcttcattttttttataaaaccccaccaccacacttcatcttcaacctccatccaccatcaccctcctccaccctccaccatcaccgccggTCTCCGCCGCGCAGAACCACCGTCACAAAATATCACATACTAATCAATAATGAAAATGATAATAAACGAATATTTTACACAGTAAATGGAGTTAATATAAAGAAACTAACAGTAAATGGAGTCACCACTAATCtaataaattatatcaaatggcATAAACAAGAAAATATAGAATAGAATATGCAGTAAAGAAGCCAAGAAGGAAACTAATACATTATAGCAAATAGTATAAACAAGCAAATATCCAAGAAGGAAACGTGGAGACGGTTGAGACTTCGCACGTATAATCACAATGAACTCTGCCGAATCTTCCTTTGGTTGTGGAATACTGTATTAAATCTCTATTTTTTTCCTAACATACAAAAGGACATATTACGTCACCAAATTTGTAGGAAACGAAATGAACTATGAAAAACAAATAGATCACATAATAAAAGGTATAATGATGGTGGGAGGTGTTCCACAAACAACACAACAATACCAATGTAAATGACATATTGTGGATAGATAAATCAGATAAAACTAAAACAACAGCAATTGTTAAAAAATGCACATTTCATTATTATCGGTACAGAGACTACATAGACGATTCATAAATTTAAACTTTTATCGCACCAGAGTATTGCTACTATTAGTATCTATAGTTTATCAATTGTTTATTACTGTGTAAAATATTCGTTTATTATCATTTTCATTATTGATTAGTATGTGATATTTTGCGACGGTGGTTCTGCGCGGCGAAGACCGGCGGTGacggtggagggtggaggagggtgatggtaggtggaggttgaagatgaagtgtggtggtggggttttataaaaaaaatgaagaagatgcccggatagtccctatggtttggcctttttaaggaaagggtatttttgtcattttacaccctcttaacagagaaaacaaactgaagttagacacagggactatccgggaacaaaaaatgaaaacttggggactattcaggtaattttagaaagttggggactataggtgaaaaaaggcgaaaccacatggactatccgggcatttttatCCTCTTATTAATATATAGGACAATTAGATAACTTGTAGGTTAAGGTGTTCTAGTATTTAAAGTGATACTCCCTGtgtatttgtttttcttttaggGAAAAAAAATTTGAAGCAAATAAAAGccggcaaaagatcaaatacaaataccttTATCATATAAAACGTACAAATAGacgaaaatataaaaaaaaacgcggtgacattttcgtaattatttactcgtagagtaattatcaaaattactctacaaatgatcttgtagggtaccTTTGTACGATAAGCAATCTAAGTTGGCCCTTGGTGATACGATCAATACACAAAACTAGGAAACCTGTTTTGTAATTTAACAAGTAGTATCAGAGCCTAAGGATCTAGGTTCCTATAAGGTGTTCCAATCAAAGTTGTCCAGGTTACTAAGTACTCTTTGCAGGAGTATTAAATTTCTTATAGAgtgtatatgtgtgtatatatatcatATAATAAAATATGTAAACTAAACAAGATGCAACAACTAAGAAAAATCAAATTTCTATACACAAACTACATATATATTAACACATACAATTGGCAATTTAATGCAGATAACCCTTCTGATTTTCCAGAGTCCCCTTTCCATGTTTATAATCTATAACAATTTCACCATTAACATCAACATTACAATCATAAAAATCACTGTACAGATCCATAACAAACTACCAGAAATCATGATCATCAACAGCCACCCTTGAAGAAGGGTAtgcatcatcttcttcctccaacTCCATTTCCACCTCGGGTTCCGCACCAAACTCAGATTCAATATCCGCGAGATTCTTCAAATCGACAACCGACAGCTCATCAAGCGACCTCACCACCAAATCCGCAGCAGTCAGCTCATAAACCGGATGCTTACTAGCCACAGCCACACACTTCATCTTAGCCTCGTGAGCCGCTTCAACACTCAAATTCGAATTACCAAACACAATACACCGTTCGGGTATAAACTGCAACAACTGAGCTGCGTACGCGAACATTTCAGGGTCCGGTTTCCCTCTATAAACATCTTCTGCAGTCACAACGACATTAAACACACCGTTTATCCCAACTGCACTTACGGCTTCTTCAAGATTGTTTCTTGGACGGGTCGACACAAGAGCCATGGGGATGttgtaacgggtcaaaacgtTTATAAACTCTTTTGACCCGTCACGAAACCGGTATCTCCCACCTTGTAACGCTTGATAAATCTGTTCTTTCCTTAACGACATCCGTTTTAACTGACTCGGGTCCCTTGACCAACAAAGAACTTCCGACATCGCCTGCTCGTTTTTCATGCCTTCGATTCTTCTAAGCAAAAACGCAGGTGGCGGGGACTTACCTTCTTCTTCCGAAAGTACAAGCCACGATTGCTTTTCGTAATCAGTACTATCTTCTATCAAAACACCTTCCCATTCGAATATCGCACCTAACCAACCGCAACCCATCCGTTCTTGTCTCAACAACGGGTTATGCAACGAAGGGTTGTCAGCTTTGTTATTAGGCGGCCATAGTGTATCTTTTCGGTCCGGGCTAGTTTCGGTTTCATAGCTAGAACTCTTCGGAAACCTATCTTCTCTAAAATTAGGCACCTCTTTAGTCAACTCCATTGCTTGGGCTTTGATCGGCCGAAAAGCCCGAAACCTAAGCAATGGGTTCGGGCTCATTGCAACCCGTTTCGGACGACAATCTTTCAAATAATTCCCTAAAATCAGGTTGTGCCCTAATAGGGATGTTGCACCAATTGATTCAACCATTTTTTCAGATAAATTACAACAAATTCAATTATTGggaatcaagaaccctaatttgataGACTAATCTTGTGAACCCTGATTCAAGATCTAAACTTTATTTAATAACAACGATAAAAGGCACAAATTAAAGCGAAACCCAGAACCTTAAACGGTAAATTACAACACAAAACAGCTTAAAAATCTACGAATATGCACAGGAAAAGGTAAAAAAAGAGTTGAATTAAGGAGAATTTGAAGATTAAAAGCAGGGGTATATACAGCCTTTGTTATTGTGATCAGAAAAAGAGATTAATAAAGGGGAAAAGAGTGAAGATTGAACCTGAATTGAGGGGTGGATAGAAACGATGAAGATTGGCGATTAATATTGAAGGAGAAATTATATGTGGTTTGACGCTCTTTGAAGATTAATTTCTGTCAAGATATTTATATAGTTTTGTTTTGGGCCAATATGATCTTGTTGGGCTTGGGAAGTTGAGGAGAAATTACGTGGTGAGTCGATAATATCAATTGTCAAGTGTCACCTAGTGAGTAGTAGCTAAGAATTATAAAAATAGTGTTAAATCAAATATAAACGGTTTTCAAAACCATACTTATGGTTAATAagtaaggtggtgtttgttttttaagagatAAAATATCTACAGTTTGCGGACCACATCTATGGTGATGGaggtagacggtggtggtgggtagtGATTTGCTCGACGCAGATAGAAGAACCTGTGCagatttttttagaaaaacaaacaccaccttaaaTAGAGTAATTATTATCACGTTACTATTTAAAATAGTGTAATAATAATTACTCTAGTTTAAGCGTAACTATGTGTACGATTCATACGTTAAACCCTATTTATACCGGATCTTACCCCTAAAAATTAAGGTTGAATATAGAATTGTATATGATTATATAACATAGAACAATCATGTGGTACACAAGTAGCAAATTGGAAATACAACTAAATAATGTTGAACTAATCGGCATTTGTCttaattgttgagtgttatgtgccttatgtccaatgCTTGATGCAAAACTGCTATCGAGCCGAGGGTCTCACTAGAAACAACCGCTATATTCATATgaggtagaggtaaggttgtctacatcttacactactcagaccctaccttagctttgctattagtGGTATTTACTAGGGTATGATGATGAACTAAAAAATGTTGTAGAAATATACATGCAAAATTATATAGAAATATAATATGAAGTAATTAGTTGATTTGTATTAATTTGAAAAGAACGGTCTACAGAGAAATTTTATATGAGGTAATTTGTGTTTGGTGAAATACAATTGGTTGTTTAATTATTTAATCCTATATTTCTATAactatttgatatatatatataaaggaaaagatcaaataggaagtttattttggctaggaagtgtatgaagcaataggattaggacatgtggcaacatttaaaataaagaaaaagagtattttagtcaatccaaccctttcttttccttttcaaaacccagtaacttcaaaacccaccattttcaaaacccaccatcttcaaccatttcttcactttctatctcaataatcactacattataatgcgattttcatcacaaatcaatgattcaaacacccgatcaacgtgttcttcagctttttttgaggaaaacccagtttaatttcataaaaaatctcgttttttccggtgactttgaagataatcactcgattcgttcgattcgagcgctgataagtgtttctatcattcaaacttcgtcaattgttgaagaaatcacttcTGTAGGATCGTTCGACTGatccgaatgagtcgttcagaggagttttactctgtttcaggtgcggaaaacaagaaacaaaggtagaaacagctgattcttcacttttaacactgattgtattgatttggaTGCAAATACATTCAGTCTTCACAccagcagcacttcggtatggaatacaaggcaatcTCTACTGATTTCGCTTCAGGTGACCTATATATAGGCACCTGATTTCGCTCATCATGACACAAACACATCAGGAACGAAATTAAAGCTttatgattccgctcgaaattgaCTATATGTCATTTCGGGCGGAATTAGactcttggagcgaaatcaaccttTAACCCACTAAaccttcctattttctcgtaaaacgtgccctggtctatacaatctagtctaagactcgaaacaagacgaagtcgacagatgtatgcaccaatagactccccctcagatgttgacaagtcgtaagtgtcgagtcttctaaacttcaatcttgatcggtctttgggcttcactctctctatcttcatcatcaacagactccccttaatAATAATGTGCTGGAATTCCGTTAGatcttcagcatcatctgcttcaggatcgttgtctggctttcataCTTTGTCTTCAGAGTCTACAGGAATCAGAACCCTGGCTCTTTAGAGAATCGTTCCAAGATCGTAATCTTGCTCTCTTTCGGCATCAGGATCGATTGACCTGGCTCAGACTAGCATACAGCCTTGATTTCAAGATCGTCATTTGGCTCTCGTCTCGCTCAGGTTATCTGCAAAACCTCTACCTCAAattaaatttcacaaatttaaaacgCTTCAAATATTGAGGCATGCATCAACACTGACTCTTCCTCAGATCAAACAAAGATTTTTGATGAACCAATTGTAAAATTACAATTTAAACGTTTTGATTTCAAACATAGACTCCCCCTCACCACatagtcatcatgtttagcacacagaattttgaaaatcaaggctctccaatatcagttgtcgaaaatctttttgaattttcaaaatttatgctaaaacacacacacaaaatctttttggattttctgaacgaaagtaaatgcagtaaagaaatatttacagacaatatttttgtgagtttgtgtaagaggatcatatcagttaataagacatgtcaccaacaccgttaagctacatttcattttaagttttaaataattcacctagattgtcagtatatttgtccacttaaattttcacacaaatttcaactgatccgagatacgatattaatgtcttaagcacttgaacttatccgtgtgtcccactacttgaatatactcccgtatccagatcccaatattcagtcttacaggtgagtatacctagatgatatctgtaaaggggttatattgcgagggccgtgagagctcaggtcgatacttccatatacgcagagagatgacggcttcgacttttcggtgtgtcccctttagaggatcttttgattacaacagcagtgactatcaattttattgtttcatcaacttgctgagggcggcgctttttcaagcttttgcggaaagtattatacggggactaggtcagtatttccatacagcagaagtcccggaataataccccagatatcactgagcataaagacctattatctcagaaagagggacctttcaaacaagatttcaggggttacccatatatccaagaaattgttCCCCACGATCTAAATAAGTTtgaatatttaggtttatatctcgtcacaatttactaaatgtgcaaaaacctactgacatatccgcagtgagattgtttatcacattttatcttttcatttctttagcatgttgtgacagtccactgatgtactatcatttcctcttttatacaacaaaactcgtttttgattttatcatgtttttggctttttcaaattttctaatgtttttggattttctgaaaatttctactccccctaaaatgcaaacacactaaagaaaaattgaaaagaaCTAAGCTCTcgacccacttgaaaacatagaatGAAAAacaactatacagaaacttgacaactgacatcaaaTTGCATCAAATCACCATTAACTAGGCAtcaacaatcagaactccccctttcacaaaccattttctcatttagatttcaaaacacttaagtttgttttaatcaaaatgatttttccggaaaatgagtttgtttttaccaattgtaggttagggttcatcatcttgttcatcgttttatcatgtgtagtaaatcaagtacaatttaatgtccctgatttaccgttttgcaattaagcaacctctgtaccacttgaagAAACATAAACAATACCAActgtaggaatattacgtctacatcaaACATTATTACCCACTTGGAtaccgattcctgcttcgcacttaccaacctggaagctccggcgtagtccttcaacctgtaaaaattCAAATTCTTTCAAAACCTTTCCTACAAATTCattaaaacatgaatgatgccgattcctgatccacgattaccagcTTGGGATCTCCAGCAAAGTCCTTAGACTTCAAGGGAAAAGAAccacccaagtcttttcagacttgagggTTTTCAGTTCTTGCTCAGTAGGGttatatgttgcctttttagttgcataaaactctttaacccccttagctttcccattaagcattttcccaaaaattttcttaacattcccattgaatgttttctcaacatcaaattcatttttctcggtGTAAAACTGACTCgagatttcaactttaccaactttttgtttaatctcttcaaatttcagtgatggaaactcttcatcattcactgaaccTTTCACCttaacttgtggctcttctggctttgtggaaccagattcatcgccaattTTCTCATCAttcttcttaacaacccacacttggttgtcttttgctttctttttgtaagaatttttcttagaacactcaccaacttcatgaatggaattttcaaaaactttgaatttttcagttggtggttcaacatcaacaactttttctttgagtttttcagaaactccctgttttgtcttgataTTCTttgaacagttccatgcaatgtgaccagcttcattgcacttgaaaCAGATTCGAGTTTCCTTAGGATGAAACACTCCCGTTCCATTcctcttcttctcagcaagaaactcctggtttgattgtctccagaacggtttcttctgttcctctactgcacttccacctgaaacaaattctgtttttgttttagaatttttctcatttttataattttctggtggaacataaccaagacctttctttttgagtttaccattatggtttggtttcttttgaaaatcagaaccagaactgtaaccttttttcttgtttacatgttgttgaactcttgaagtgtactttttaggtttttcagtaagatttaaatcttttatttcagaaatattaatttctgtcattttgaaaacctttttgatcatttcaaaatGAACACTTcttatcggaaactctttgtcagagtataatttttcagaatcatttaaagtatatgcaacttcaaatgtttcatcatccaaatttgcttttgataacaaaaattctttactataagaccgtttaaccgacgattttggactgttgaccgacgaacttgaccctccagactctgactttgactcatACTCCTCATctgtatctaacacctgatcgaccacctttttgattaactcagactcatgattagtgtcagacgatgtgtaagtgacgtcaatattttctggtaattcatcagttgtgtcggttttaagctttatgttgactgctttttcaagttgctcctcgtttggttttttaggagaatacccttcccagattggaggcggacacttgttatagctaacagtctatttcttaccagtatcctttttcttcggcttctcatcttgaaaagcttcaaatcctgcaacagttggatagaTACGaccaataagataatcagaactagagtaACTTTGTAATAaccgtctgattctctcattctcaatcttttctgtttccaactcttgcttccatttagcactctcctcgatgtagaaattgataactttctgctttgacattatcacagcattcatcattgtcaaagcattcTCTCTTTCTGattttgtcttttgaagaccaatcactgttttgttcaagacatcataagattctttcacatagttaaggttgaacaacaactgctctttcttcttttcatactcaaCTATCATTTCATCTTTGACTTTGCATTCTTTGCAATCTTCAAGACACTTCGTGctaggcttgacaacttcaacaatcttttcaatttcaacgATTTTCTCTACTTCGATGACTTTCTCTATTTCAATCACTTTCTCAGCTTCAGttaccttttcttcttctttcacttaCTCAGTCTCAACCATCTCCTCAGCAATACTATCAACattctcattctgaacaacatcttcagttttcatttgttgttgttcttttgcagctcttttctccttcagcttttccaagcgatctgcaaaatagaaatgaaaactttcaggtgacagatgagatttagcaatgtttatatgtttttcttcctcatcatcactgctgtcatcagttggtgactgatcatatagtacagatttttcagaactagcatccGAAGAATCAGaaacagatggtgtttgatcaaagacaacTTCTTTTTCAGAACTCGTATCACTTTGTGAACTTTCCTCTGCACTctgtgaactttcatcagatgcaacaaACTTTACAGTTTCACCAATCGACTTCATCCATGTAGTGAACATATCAGGTTCTTTCACAAtttttgcaatgaaagctttaaaatctCCCTTTTTATCAACAAACATAttccagctaaagccttcaggaagtctttcatcatcttgatcaactaagcaagctttgctttcaggtgatatgtaatTGGTCCAGTtgaaatccaccaaacatgctctctttgaatcctcgattcttctaccatgagccacctgtggttcttgctgttgctgctgaccaacttgctgataaatggctttccggtaataatcgtcttttccaaacggattctgagctccactagcttccctgttcttgcattctctcttaaaatgacctttctccctgcatcgaaaacaagtaactttagatttatcaaaacctaagtagaaacatgtgcatcaagaaagtcatttctcccagtaataagtttgaacttttcagctcgtctaagaacactcgctagacaccatttaatatccatcaattctctcttcggcgtctatctgatcgtaatcctcctttgtgagcataggatttccaatcCTCCCAGCCACTAGACCTCCATACGATAGCAATACTAATCCAAGTAGGGCCATATGATCTTTTGCAACCTCTTCggaaaaactttgaccatcaggAAGATTCAATGCGATGTTACActggatcacataaccatttccagtttttgtactttgcgaatgaaaacttgtagttgactctttcggattgacactcggaaatgaagagaatccactgcttTTGTTTAAGCTTTGATTAGCTTTTTACGTTGAATCACcggcactaaatgcagtttggattttcgggcttctttcagtttccggaacactgcctttgtagtacatctttacatcctgttgaccacttggactattcatccttgcgatcttttgctgttccagatcttgactttcaatcttttccaTAAACTGAGAAATAATTAATCCATCATAAACCCCGgtatttttcaaaatcatcaaataagttccccactctttttgTGGTAACGCATccgctaacttgtctacccactcttctcgatcttttgtaatacttagcattgacatggatcgcaccaaGTGGCAGTAACGTTCGATCAGTTTCTTCGTATCTTCTCCCGGTAGACTActgaatagatcaaactctttattaagtaatgctttcttgctcttaatcatattctcgctaccctcaaacttaacacgaagagcatcccaaattgactttgaagttttgtcatgttgtagtaacacaaagatgtcttctttgatggcttgttgaagcaaacttatcatcatcttttcagcacGATACATATCCCTTTCTTGATCACTAAACTCAGAAAATGTTTTCACAACTTGTAACTCAGTACGAGGCAAAACATACTTCTTTAGAACACATTCCCATGACCTTAagtgatttgcctgaacccagttttcgaatctgtctttccacccgtagtactcctcaatactcatcagtttcgggggcttttgtaacgttccggtttcattttccaagttcatgttctgagcaatggaagccggagtagtcggagatgaagcgaatgcgttgtagaaaTCTTCACTCATGATGACGTATCACgtttttcaaaatcaacaactttcgagcggaattaacaaATATagtctcgagcgaaatcaccCAATACACACTGGAGCGAAATTACAAGTTACTTTGGAGTGAAATCAATTctgatttggagcgaaatcagtgacTTGTAgctctggagcggaatcaacagcaagtttttggagcggaatcagaattaAGCAGCCTGGAGCGGAATCACCCAGAACTTCTGGAGCGGAATCTGTGATTTGGTTCacctggagcggaatcaacaggaatcttggagcgaaatcagacgttttcgggcgaaatcagaaaatgtccgtttcgagcggaatcaactcgAAGGTCATTTTTGTCCGTTTTTAAGCCGAATTTAACCGTGAAACTTAAAAGGGTTTGTCAATGTCCAAATTTaaacagtctgtgaaattttgatcaggttttgaccgttaaaactaTCTGAAcagatgaaagaaggtgtagaagtaagaaatcttgataaaatccagctaatctctgcagaactcctcctcctgagctctgataccacttgtaggatcgttcgactgatccgaatgagtcgttcagaggaggtttactctgtttcaggtgcgaaaaacaagaaacaaaggttgaaacagctgattcttcacttttaacactgattgtattgat from Helianthus annuus cultivar XRQ/B chromosome 7, HanXRQr2.0-SUNRISE, whole genome shotgun sequence includes the following:
- the LOC110867696 gene encoding 5-amino-6-(5-phospho-D-ribitylamino)uracil phosphatase, chloroplastic-like translates to MVESIGATSLLGHNLILGNYLKDCRPKRVAMSPNPLLRFRAFRPIKAQAMELTKEVPNFREDRFPKSSSYETETSPDRKDTLWPPNNKADNPSLHNPLLRQERMGCGWLGAIFEWEGVLIEDSTDYEKQSWLVLSEEEGKSPPPAFLLRRIEGMKNEQAMSEVLCWSRDPSQLKRMSLRKEQIYQALQGGRYRFRDGSKEFINVLTRYNIPMALVSTRPRNNLEEAVSAVGINGVFNVVVTAEDVYRGKPDPEMFAYAAQLLQFIPERCIVFGNSNLSVEAAHEAKMKCVAVASKHPVYELTAADLVVRSLDELSVVDLKNLADIESEFGAEPEVEMELEEEDDAYPSSRVAVDDHDFW